Proteins encoded in a region of the Pseudomonas denitrificans (nom. rej.) genome:
- a CDS encoding pilin, with the protein MGKQQGFTLIELMIVVAIIGILASVSLPLYSDYSSRSKAAAAMAEISSVKTAVALCVADVGSANGCDAGTYGIPKDFDETSNIKGEYSVKDGLIKVTTRATDSDGKELLLEMKPKDGTKANLIWEVSGTICNADRGIKPGTGGCAKS; encoded by the coding sequence ATGGGTAAACAACAAGGCTTCACCCTGATCGAGCTGATGATCGTGGTGGCGATCATCGGGATTCTGGCTTCGGTTTCCTTGCCGCTGTACTCGGATTACTCGTCGCGCTCGAAAGCGGCAGCGGCGATGGCAGAGATATCCAGCGTGAAGACGGCCGTTGCGCTGTGCGTTGCTGATGTGGGCTCGGCGAACGGTTGCGACGCGGGAACCTATGGAATCCCGAAAGACTTCGATGAGACCAGTAACATCAAGGGTGAATATTCAGTGAAGGACGGCCTGATCAAGGTCACTACCCGCGCGACCGATAGCGACGGCAAAGAACTGCTGTTGGAAATGAAGCCCAAGGACGGAACCAAGGCAAACCTGATCTGGGAGGTGTCGGGCACGATCTGCAATGCGGATCGGGGCATCAAACCCGGGACGGGTGGATGTGCGAAATCGTGA
- the ilvD gene encoding dihydroxy-acid dehydratase, giving the protein MPDYRSKTSTHGRNMAGARALWRATGMKDEDFKKPIIAIANSFTQFVPGHVHLKDLGQLVAREIEKHGGVAKEFNTIAVDDGIAMGHDGMLYSLPSREIIADSVEYMVNAHCADAIVCISNCDKITPGMLMAALRLNIPVVFVSGGPMEAGKTKLASHGLDLVDAMVVAADDSCSDEKVAEYERSACPTCGSCSGMFTANSMNCLTEALGLSLPGNGSTLATHSDREQLFLRAGRLAVELCQRYYGEGDESVLPRNVASFKAFENAMTLDIAMGGSTNTILHLLAAAQEAEIAFDLRDIDRLSRKVPQLCKVAPNIQKYHMEDVHRAGGIFSILGELARGGLLHTDVPTVHSPSMADAIAEWDITQTQDEKVHTFFKAGPAGIPTQVAFSQSTRWDTLDADRAEGCIRSVEHAYSQEGGLAVLYGNIALDGCVVKTAGVDESIHVFEGRAKIFESQDGAVKGILADEVKPGDIVIIRYEGPKGGPGMQEMLYPTSYLKSKGLGKDCALLTDGRFSGGTSGLSIGHASPEAAAGGAIGLVQDGDKVLIDIPNRSINLLVSDEELAARRAEQDKKGWKPAQPRARKVSTALKAYALLATSADKGAVRDKALLDG; this is encoded by the coding sequence ATGCCCGATTACCGCTCGAAAACCTCCACCCACGGCCGCAACATGGCCGGCGCCCGTGCCCTCTGGCGCGCCACCGGGATGAAGGACGAAGACTTCAAGAAGCCGATCATCGCCATCGCCAACTCCTTCACCCAGTTCGTGCCCGGCCACGTGCACCTGAAGGACCTGGGCCAGCTGGTCGCCCGCGAGATCGAAAAACACGGCGGCGTGGCCAAGGAATTCAACACCATCGCCGTGGACGACGGCATCGCCATGGGCCATGACGGCATGCTCTATTCCCTGCCGTCGCGCGAGATCATCGCCGACTCCGTGGAATACATGGTCAACGCCCACTGCGCTGACGCCATCGTCTGCATCTCCAACTGCGACAAGATCACCCCCGGCATGCTGATGGCCGCCCTGCGCCTGAACATCCCGGTGGTGTTCGTCTCCGGCGGCCCGATGGAAGCTGGCAAGACCAAGCTGGCCAGCCACGGCCTGGACCTGGTCGACGCCATGGTCGTTGCCGCAGACGACTCCTGCTCCGACGAAAAGGTCGCCGAGTACGAGCGCAGCGCCTGCCCGACCTGCGGCTCCTGCTCCGGCATGTTCACCGCCAACTCGATGAACTGCCTGACCGAAGCCCTGGGCCTGTCCCTGCCGGGCAACGGTTCCACCCTGGCCACCCACTCCGACCGCGAGCAGCTGTTCCTGCGCGCTGGCCGCCTGGCCGTCGAACTGTGCCAGCGCTACTACGGCGAAGGCGACGAGTCCGTGCTGCCGCGCAATGTCGCCAGCTTCAAGGCGTTCGAGAACGCCATGACCCTGGACATCGCCATGGGCGGTTCGACCAACACCATCCTGCACCTGCTGGCCGCCGCCCAGGAGGCGGAGATCGCCTTCGACCTGCGCGACATCGATCGCCTGTCGCGCAAGGTGCCGCAGCTGTGCAAGGTCGCACCGAACATCCAGAAGTACCACATGGAAGACGTGCACCGCGCCGGTGGCATCTTCTCCATCCTCGGCGAGCTGGCCCGTGGCGGCCTGCTGCACACCGACGTGCCGACCGTGCACAGCCCGAGCATGGCCGACGCCATCGCCGAGTGGGACATCACCCAGACCCAGGACGAGAAGGTCCACACCTTCTTCAAGGCCGGCCCCGCCGGCATCCCCACCCAGGTCGCCTTCAGCCAGAGCACCCGCTGGGACACCCTCGACGCCGACCGCGCCGAAGGCTGCATCCGCAGTGTCGAGCACGCCTACTCCCAGGAAGGCGGTCTGGCCGTTCTGTACGGCAACATCGCCCTCGATGGTTGCGTGGTGAAGACCGCTGGCGTGGACGAATCCATCCATGTGTTCGAAGGCCGCGCGAAGATCTTCGAAAGCCAGGACGGCGCCGTGAAGGGCATCCTCGCCGACGAAGTGAAGCCGGGCGACATCGTGATCATCCGCTACGAAGGCCCGAAAGGCGGCCCGGGCATGCAGGAAATGCTGTACCCGACCAGCTACCTGAAGTCCAAGGGCCTGGGCAAGGACTGCGCCCTGCTCACCGACGGCCGCTTCTCCGGCGGCACCTCGGGCCTGTCCATCGGCCACGCCTCGCCGGAAGCCGCCGCGGGTGGCGCCATCGGTCTGGTACAGGACGGCGACAAGGTGCTGATCGACATCCCCAACCGCAGTATCAACCTGCTGGTCAGCGATGAAGAACTGGCCGCCCGCCGCGCCGAGCAGGACAAGAAGGGCTGGAAGCCAGCTCAGCCCCGCGCGCGCAAGGTGAGCACCGCACTGAAAGCCTACGCCCTGCTGGCCACCAGCGCCGACAAGGGCGCGGTGCGCGACAAGGCGCTGCTAGACGGTTGA